One genomic segment of Rivularia sp. PCC 7116 includes these proteins:
- a CDS encoding sucrose-phosphate phosphatase, with amino-acid sequence MSRFLFVTDLDNTFVGDDDALRELSQLLSKHRQEHGTKIVYATGRSPVLYEELKQERNLMEPDALVLSVGTEIYLDKRDTPDTDWSKKLSEGWNREVVLSKTAEFSELKPQPDTEQGQFKVSFFVEQSVAAGILPQLESSLSESGLDVKLIYSSGIDLDIVPSSSDKGQAMQFLREKWNFVSERTVACGDSGNDIALFAVGEERGILVGNARPELIQWHNENPVNHRYLAKNVCAGGIIEGLKYFGFL; translated from the coding sequence GTGAGTAGATTTCTGTTCGTAACGGATTTAGATAACACTTTCGTCGGTGACGATGATGCTTTGAGGGAATTATCACAACTTTTGAGCAAACATCGTCAAGAACATGGAACTAAAATTGTATATGCTACTGGGCGATCGCCGGTTTTATATGAAGAACTGAAACAGGAAAGAAATTTGATGGAGCCAGATGCTTTGGTTTTATCAGTAGGAACGGAAATATACTTAGATAAAAGGGATACTCCAGATACTGATTGGTCTAAAAAACTTTCTGAAGGATGGAACCGAGAAGTGGTATTATCTAAAACTGCTGAATTCTCGGAGTTAAAACCCCAACCAGACACAGAACAGGGACAATTCAAGGTAAGCTTTTTCGTTGAACAATCAGTTGCCGCAGGGATTTTACCGCAATTGGAATCTAGCTTGTCCGAAAGCGGTTTAGATGTCAAATTAATCTACAGCAGTGGTATTGACCTTGACATTGTACCCAGTAGCAGCGATAAAGGTCAGGCAATGCAATTTCTCCGCGAAAAGTGGAACTTTGTATCAGAAAGAACGGTAGCTTGCGGTGATTCGGGCAATGATATTGCTTTATTTGCTGTTGGAGAAGAACGAGGTATCCTTGTGGGAAACGCTCGTCCGGAATTAATCCAATGGCATAATGAAAATCCTGTTAACCACCGTTACCTGGCGAAAAATGTTTGTGCAGGTGGAATTATTGAAGGCTTAAAATACTTTGGTTTCTTATGA